Sequence from the Egibacter rhizosphaerae genome:
GACTGGCCGGCCAGGGTGAAGAACGCGTCGCTCGCCGCGCGACCGTCGATCGCCGGCGGCGTGGTCTCCTCCACCCGGTGCCCGAGCGCGACCAGCAGCGCGATGGCCGAATCCAGCGCCTCGGCCACCTCCCGAGCAGGCTGGTGGCCGCCGAGCGTGACGCGCCAGGTGGCCACGCGCAGGGACCGATCGAGCGCCGCGTCCACGAAGCCGATCGGATCGTACGGTGCGGTCTCGTCGGTGCGCTCGGTCAGCGCGAGGAGCATGGCGCTGTCGCGCACCGACCGGCTGACGGCGTGTTCCACGACGAGGCGTCCGAGCCCCCCAGCCGCCGGCATCGCCGGCTGGCAGCGCCCGTTGCTCGGCATGAACCCGAACACGCCACACGCCGAGGCCGGGACACGGATCGATCCGCCGCCGTCGGAGGCGTGGGCGAGCGGCAGGAGCCCGGCGGCCACGGCCGCGGCCGCTCCGCCGGACGACCCCGCTGCCGAGACGCCCTCCTTCCACGGGTTTGCCGTGACCCCTTCGAGCAGCGTCTCGGTGCTGCCGAGCAGCGCCAACTCCGAGGTCGCGGTCTTGCCGAGGGTGACCAGACCGGCTTCGTCGACGGCGCGGCTGTGGGGCGTGTGCTCGTGTCCCCGGTTCGCGGCGAACAGGCGGGAGCCCATCGCCCAGCGCATCCCCGGGTAGCTCGCGATGTCCTTGACCGCGAACGGCACCCCGTCCAGCGGTCCCTCGCGCTGGCCCTCGGTCCCGCCCAGGGCTGCCTCGGGATCGATGTCGACGAAGGCGGCCAGATCAGGGTTCGCCGCTTCGATACGCGATGCGAACGTGCGCGTCACCTCCGCGCGGTCGAGTTCACCGCGCCGAACCAGATCGGCGATGGCGAGCGCGTCCAGGCGGCGGAGGTCGTCGGGTGTCAGTGAAGTGGGCATCGCGGGTCCTCGCTCTCGACGAATAGTGAATAGAGTGTTCACTATTCTCTGGTGCCCGGCAACCCCGGCTGAGCACGACGACGACGTGGCGGTGCTCTCGGCTCGAGCAGCACGGCGACCCGCCTCGGGGTAGCCTGCACGGACCCGACGCGAGCGAACGGAGGGCGCGATGGCGGCGATCATGACGGTGCGGTTCCGTGGGCGGGCGCAAGCGGCACACCAGCCGGGACGCACGTCGACGCACCCACGGCCAGAGCTTTCTCGTTCGGCAGTCGGTCGTCCGGGAGTTCCTCGCTCGGGCTGAGCTCGCGCCCGGCGAGCGGGTCGTCGAGTTCGGCGCCGGGACAGGCGCGCTGACGGTCCCGCTCGCGACCACTGGTGCCCGGGT
This genomic interval carries:
- a CDS encoding amidase, coding for MIAAIAPSVRSRRVRAGYPEAGRRAARAESTATSSSCSAGVAGHQRIVNTLFTIRRERGPAMPTSLTPDDLRRLDALAIADLVRRGELDRAEVTRTFASRIEAANPDLAAFVDIDPEAALGGTEGQREGPLDGVPFAVKDIASYPGMRWAMGSRLFAANRGHEHTPHSRAVDEAGLVTLGKTATSELALLGSTETLLEGVTANPWKEGVSAAGSSGGAAAAVAAGLLPLAHASDGGGSIRVPASACGVFGFMPSNGRCQPAMPAAGGLGRLVVEHAVSRSVRDSAMLLALTERTDETAPYDPIGFVDAALDRSLRVATWRVTLGGHQPAREVAEALDSAIALLVALGHRVEETTPPAIDGRAASDAFFTLAGQSVDQVATMMAPMLGREVGSDELEPFTLELLDRYRGLPADASDWADRVLGEAGSAYRSVFDDADVVVTPTMAIPPWPVGYLAPTLPYETLVARTERAVGYTPIHNIAGCPAMSVPLSWSPDGLPIGVHVAARPGDDALLLRLAYQLETARPWRDRRPANGSGDR